From a single Gaiellales bacterium genomic region:
- a CDS encoding cytochrome c oxidase subunit 3, whose protein sequence is MSATAATIDGHGNGHEAAPVSAYHDSLLRSPIFLGMIMFLGSEIMLFGSFFTVFFYLRFTHSPWPPAGIEVPKGPTGVNTAILVSSSFTMHWALVSIKRNRRFGLICGLGLTLLMGLTFLALQVHEYLHLGFTPGTDAFTSGFFSLTGLHGFHVFVGATLLTIAFIRSIRGHYSAGQHMGLEVTGLYWHFVDVVWIVLYTVVYLL, encoded by the coding sequence GTGAGCGCAACCGCGGCCACGATCGACGGGCACGGCAACGGGCACGAGGCCGCGCCGGTCTCGGCGTACCACGACAGCCTGCTGCGATCGCCGATCTTCCTGGGGATGATCATGTTCCTGGGGTCGGAGATCATGCTCTTCGGCTCGTTCTTCACGGTCTTCTTCTACCTGCGGTTCACGCACAGCCCGTGGCCGCCGGCCGGGATCGAGGTGCCGAAGGGGCCGACCGGGGTCAACACGGCGATCCTGGTCTCCTCGTCGTTCACGATGCACTGGGCGCTCGTCTCGATCAAGCGCAACCGCCGCTTCGGCCTGATCTGCGGGCTCGGCCTGACGCTGCTCATGGGCCTGACGTTCCTGGCCCTGCAGGTGCACGAGTACCTGCACCTGGGCTTCACGCCGGGCACCGACGCGTTCACGTCGGGGTTCTTCTCGCTGACCGGCCTGCACGGGTTCCACGTCTTCGTGGGCGCGACGCTGCTCACCATCGCGTTCATCCGGTCGATCCGCGGCCACTACTCCGCCGGCCAGCACATGGGTCTCGAGGTGACCGGCCTCTACTGGCACTTCGTCGACGTCGTCTGGATCGTGCTCTACACCGTCGTATATCTTCTCTAG